The Streptomyces achromogenes DNA segment GTCTGCCCTCGGTCGTTGATCCGGTCGGCCTCGGCGCCGCGGGCCAGCAGGGCCCGGACCGCGTCGGCGTGCCCGTGGTACGCGGCGAGCATCACGAGGGAGTCGCCCCGGTCGTTGGTGAGGTTGGCCGGGACGCCCGCGTCGACGTACGCCACAAGCTCCTCGGTCTGACCCTGGCGGGCCAGATCGAAGATCTTGGTCGCCAGCTCCACGACTTCGGGGTCGGGGGCTTCAGTCATCGGCCGATCCGCCTCTCGCTACAACCGTTCAGGTGAATCGTCAGCGTACTGGCTCGTCGCAAACATGGCCGGTCGCGCCGGCTGCGAAGCTCGCGGACAGCCCCGTTCGACGTGATTCTCCTGCTCAGGCAGCTCTGCGGACCTTCCGCCGACTGAGGGAAAACGCCCGCTTTTCACTCAGTTGCACCTTTTGTCGTATGGATACATCCTGTGATCCTGGAAGTACTCATGGTGACTGTCCCCGCGAACCAGGAGAAACCCAAATGATCCTGTCCATGTCAGGCGTGGTCCTGCTCGGCATCATCGTCTTCCTCTTCTTCCGAAAGGACGGGCTCAAGGCGTCGCACGCCGTGGTCTCGGCCCTCTTCGGCTTCTACATGGCCAGCACGGCCATCGCCCCGAGCATCATGGCCGGCGGCGAGAGTCTGGCCAGCCTCCTCGGCGGCATCAAGTTCTGACGCCGCACGTCCCGTCCGTACGCACCACCAGGAGACAGAAGTGGCCCGGCGCCCCCTCCCCCGCATCCTGAGCACAGGCAGCGCACAGATCGCCCGGAGCAGGGAGCTGGCCCGGACGGCAGCCGACAGCGCCACCGACGTCCTCCATCCGCTGATCACCATGTCCCGCGGACTGCGCCGGCTGGCCTCGGCCGGGCGGCGCAGGTGGGCCGAGACGCCCAAGGACAAACGCGGGCCGCTGCTGTTCCTGGCGGCCTCGGTGGTCCTTGTCGTCGTACTCGTGCCGTACGGCCCGCTGCTCGCCGTCGTCACCCTGGCGGCAGCGGCGGCCTGGCAGGGCAGGGACCGCACCCCAACGGCTCCCGAAGGCCCCGACGAGTCGCAGATCCAGCGGCTCCAAGTGCTGTACGAGGCCCTGGTCCCGTACTTCTCGACGGCCGACGACCCCACCCCCCTGTACGCCCACGGCGGCGACTGGGAGGAGGCCTTCCCCACGCAGGAGTTCGACGACTCGGGCCGCGTGGCCCATCTCGTGATCCGCTACCCCGCGTACTTCCCGGACGGCGAGCCCGGCCCGCGCGCGCGGATCGAGCAGTTGCTCGCCGCGAAGTCCGGCCGCGGCCGCGAGTACCTCTTCGTCTGGGACGAGGAGGGCAACGAACTGACCCTCAGCGTGCTGTCCCCTCTCCCGACCGGCATCTCCGCCCAGCGCTTCGTCACCGCCCCCGGTGAGACGGTCCTGGGCTTCACCGACCCCGCCGGGGTCCAGCGCACGCTGCCTCTCTCGTTCGGCGAGGACCGGCGCGACGTCCCGCCGGTGGTCTGGCGCACCGGCATCCGCTCGACCGAGCCGCATCTGCTGGCGGTGGGCCGACCCGGCAGCGGCACGTCGACGCTGCTGCGCTCCATCGCGCTGCAGGCCCTCCAGCACGGTGACGTGCTCGTCGTCGAGGGCGGCGGCACCGGTGAATACGCCTGCCTGGCCGGCCGGGACGGCGTCCTCGGCGTCGAGGTCGGGCTCTCCGGGGCGCTGGCCGGCCTGGAGTGGGCGGCGGGCGAGACCGAGCGCCGGCTCGTCGCCGCCAACATCGCCCGGCAGGCCGGCGAACCGGCGCCGGAGGACACCAAACGCCCGCTGTGGATCGTCCTGGACCGGCCCACCGTCTTCACCCATCTGGCCGACGCGGAGGGCCGCCGGGATCCGCAGTCCCTGCTGCAGGTTCCCCTCCGGCACGGCCGCGCGGCCGCCGTCACGGTCGTCGTGGCCGAAGAGTTCGACGCCCTGGACTCCCTGAGCGAGGCGGTACGACAGCACACGCGCGCGCGGGTCGTGCTCGGCCCGGCGTCGAGGGAGCAGCTGGAGACGGTCCTCGGCGCACCCCCGCACACCACTCCCGTCGACGACGTGCCGTCCGGGCGGGGGTACGCCCGGCTGGGCTCCGGGGCGGTGCACCGGCTCCAGGTCCCGGCCACGCCGGACCCGTACGACGACGCGACGAGCGACGCGCACCGGTCGGCCGTGCTCGATCTGCTGCCGCCGCGCTCCGCGCCCGCCGACACCGAGCCGCTGCCGGAGCCGGTCGAGACCCCGGTCGCGAAGGTCGTGATCACCAAGAATGCGGCCGCCCCGACCGCGGACCCGCAGAAAGCCGCCCCGCAGTCCGCCGTCCAGGACGCCCCGTCGTCGTCCACCGCGGCGCCGGAAACCGCCGTCGCCGAAGCGGCGGTCGCGGAGTAGCGGAGACCGCACGCGAGGCGGACGTACGGCGGCAGTGGCGGGTGTCGGTCACGCGGCCGCCGTGACCCACGGCCGGACGCACCCCGCCTGCACTTCGCCCGCGCCCGGCCGCAGCCCGGCCGACGCCCTTGTGCCCCGCGCCCCACCCCCTACGCCGGCCGCCCCACTCCCTACGCCGCCCCATTCCCGACGACGTGCTACGTCCTACGCCACGAACGTACGCGGCCCCTCGCCGCCCGCCGTGCCCCCGCTCCGCACGATCCGCGCGGCGGCGGCCAGGCGGGCGGCCGCCTCCTCCGCCACCGCGCCCCCCACGGTGAACGGCAGCCGGACGTAACCCTCGAAGGCGCCGTCGACGCCGAAGCGGGGCCCCGACGGCACCCGCAGACCCACCCGTTCGCCCGCCTCGGCCAGCCGCGATCCGGAGAGCCCTCCCGCCCGCACCCAGAGCGTCAGACCGCCCTTGGGCACGGTGTACTCCCAGTCCGGCAGCTCGCGCCGCAGCGCGGCGACCAGGTCGTCCCGGTTTCCCCGGGCCTGGCTGCGCCGCAGCTCCACCGCCTGCTCCCAGCCTTCGGTGCTGAACAGCCAGTTCACCGCAAGCTGCTCCAGCACCGGCGTGCCCAGGTCGGCGTAGGCGCGGGCCGCGACCAGGCTGCGGACGACGTCGGGGGCGGCCCGGACCCAGCCGATGCGCATGCCGGCCCAGAAGGCCTTGCTCGCGGACCCGACCGTGATCACCGTCGAGCCCGCGGGGTCGAAGCCGCACACCGGCCGCGGCATCTCGACGTCGTCGAGCCACAGTTCGCTCATGGTCTCGTCGGCCACCAGGACCGTCCCGGCGGATCGGGCGGCCTCCACGAGGCGGCGCCGCTGGTCCTCGTCGGCGAGCGCGCCGGTCGGGTTGTGGAAGTCGGCGACGACGTACGCGATGCGCGGCGCGGCGTCCCGCAGCACCTGCCGCCAGCGGTCCATGTCCCACCCGGCCAGTCCGTCCGCCATGGCGACCGGCACCAGACGGGCGCCCGCCTCGCGCATCAGCTGGAGGATGTTGGCGTAGGAGGGCGACTCGACGGCGATGCGCTCCCCGCGCCCGCCGAACAGGTGACAGATGGCGTCGATGGCCCCCATCGCGCCCGTCGTGACCATGATCTGCTCGGGCATCGTGGGAATCCCGCGCGCCGTGTACCGCTCGGCGATCATCGTCCGCAGCGCGGGCAGGCCCGCCGGATAGTCGCCGTGCGTGTGGGCGTACGGAGGCAGTTCCTCCAGCGCGCCCTGCACGGCGCGGGTGAGCCACGGCTCGGGGGCGGGCAGGGCCGCGCAGCCCAGGTCGATGATCGAGCCCAGGGCCTCGGGCGGCAGCGGTTCCAGGCCGCGGGCCGGGACCGGGTTGCCCGCCGGAACGGCCGTCCAGCTCCCCGCGCCGCGCCGGGACTCCAGGAAGCCCTCCGCGCGCAGCGCCTCGTAGGCGGCGGCGACGGTCGTCCGGCTCACGGACACGGCGAGGGCCAGTTCCCGTTCGGCGGGCAGGCGCGCGGCGACGGGCACACGGCCCTCCAGCACCAGCAGCCGGACGCCGTCCGCGAGTGCCCGGTAGGCGGGCGGCCGGCGCGAGCCCGGGCCCGCCGGGCGGTCCTGCTGGGACTTGAGGAGCCGCGCGAGCTGGGCGGCCCCCACCGCTGAGGTCCACTGCGCCATGGATATCAGTCCACCTTCCCCGAATTGGCCATGGATGCCTTTCGCTTCCCAGCCACAGAGTGTCACGAGTCAGGCCACTACCACCACAGGGGGCACCTCTTGGAGACCACAGGACTTCTCCGGCGTCCGGCGCGGCGACGTCCGGCGCCGGGAGGACTGCCGCGACGGCTGATCCAGCTGTACGCCGGACTCGCGCTCTACGGGGCCAGCTCGGCACTGCTCGTCAAGGCGGGCCTCGGGCTGGAGCCGTGGAACGTGCTGCACCAGGGCCTGGCCGAGCTCACCGGAATGACGATCGGGGTGGTGACGACCCTCCTCGGCGCGGTGGTGCTGCTGCTGTGGATCCCGTTGCGCCAGCGCCCGGGCCTCGGCACGATCTCCAACGTGCTGGTCATCGGCGTCGCGATGGACGGCACGCTCGCCCTGGTCCCCGAGGCGCACGCCCTGGCCGTGCGCGTTCCCCTGATGGCGGCGGCCGTCGTGCTCAACGGGGCCGCCACCGGCCTGTACATCGCGGCCGACTTCGGCCCCGGCCCGCGCGACGGGCTGATGACGGGACTGCACCGGCGCACCGGGCGCTCGATCCGTCTGATGCGCACGACGGTCGAGGCGCTGGTCGTCGTGACCGGGTTCGCGCTCGGCGGCACCATCGGCGTCGGCACCGTGCTCTACGCGGTCGCGATCGGCCCGCTCGCCCAGTTCTTCCTGCGGGCGTTCGCCGTCCCCACGCCGGCCGCCGGCAGCACGATCGTTGCCGCAGGGGCACCCCGGGGAGCGATACTGCGTCCGTGACCAGCTCCATGCGCCACCCGTACCTCGATCACCCGCGGCCCATACCGATCGCCCACCGAGGCGGGGCCGCGGACGGCCTGGAGAACACCGTGGCGCAGTTCCGGCGCGCGGTCGAGGCGGGCTACCGCTACATCGAGACCGACGTGCGCGCCACCCGGGACGGCCGGCTCGTCGCGGTCCACGACGCGACGCTGGACCGGGTCACCGACGGCTCGGGACGCATCGCCGACCTCCCGTGGTCGGACGTGGCCCACGCGCGCGTGAGCGGCACGGAGCCGGTGCCGCTCTTCGAGGAACTTCTGGAGACGTTCCCCGAGGTGCGGTGGAACATCGACGTCAAGGCGGAATCCGCCCTGCACCCCCTGCTCGATCTGATCGGCCGCACGGACGCGTGGGCCCGCGTCTGCGTCGGCTCGTTCTCCGAGGCCCGCGTCGCCCGTGCCCGGCGGCTGGCCGGCCCGCGCCTGGCGACGTCGTACGGCACCCGGGGCGTGCTCGGCCTGCGGCTGCGGTCCTGGGGTGTGCCGGCGCCGTTGCGCCGCTCGGCGGTCGCCGCGCAGGTGCCCGAGGCGCGGTCGGGGGTCCAGGTGGTGGACCGGCGTTTCGTCCGCGCCGCGCACGCGCGTGGGCTGCAGGTGCACGTGTGGACGGTCAACGAACCGGATCGGATGCACCGGCTCCTCGACCTGGGGGTCGATGGCATCATGACCGATCACATCGACACGTTGCGCGAGGTCATGCAGGACCGGGGCGTCTGGGTCTGACCTCGGCCCGTCGCCCGCGCGCGGGTTCCGGGAGCGGGAAGCGAGGGCACGGGTGGACATCGACACCGTGCGGACGGCGGCGTCCGACGAGGCCGCCGGTCGGCGGCGCGAGCAGCGCGGCTGGTATTTCTACGACTGGGCGTGCTCCGTCTACTCGACGAGCGTGCTCACCGTGTTCCTGGGCCCGTACCTGACCTCGGTCGCGAAGAAGGCCGCGGACGCCGACGGGTACGTGCATCCGCTCGGCATCCCGGTCAGCGCCGGCTCCTTCTTCGCGTACTCGGTCTCCCTGTCCGT contains these protein-coding regions:
- a CDS encoding ankyrin repeat domain-containing protein; translation: MTEAPDPEVVELATKIFDLARQGQTEELVAYVDAGVPANLTNDRGDSLVMLAAYHGHADAVRALLARGAEADRINDRGQTPLAGAAFKGETDVIKALLEAGADPSQGTPSAVDTARMFGRTELLDLFGAQ
- a CDS encoding ATP-binding cassette domain-containing protein, giving the protein MARRPLPRILSTGSAQIARSRELARTAADSATDVLHPLITMSRGLRRLASAGRRRWAETPKDKRGPLLFLAASVVLVVVLVPYGPLLAVVTLAAAAAWQGRDRTPTAPEGPDESQIQRLQVLYEALVPYFSTADDPTPLYAHGGDWEEAFPTQEFDDSGRVAHLVIRYPAYFPDGEPGPRARIEQLLAAKSGRGREYLFVWDEEGNELTLSVLSPLPTGISAQRFVTAPGETVLGFTDPAGVQRTLPLSFGEDRRDVPPVVWRTGIRSTEPHLLAVGRPGSGTSTLLRSIALQALQHGDVLVVEGGGTGEYACLAGRDGVLGVEVGLSGALAGLEWAAGETERRLVAANIARQAGEPAPEDTKRPLWIVLDRPTVFTHLADAEGRRDPQSLLQVPLRHGRAAAVTVVVAEEFDALDSLSEAVRQHTRARVVLGPASREQLETVLGAPPHTTPVDDVPSGRGYARLGSGAVHRLQVPATPDPYDDATSDAHRSAVLDLLPPRSAPADTEPLPEPVETPVAKVVITKNAAAPTADPQKAAPQSAVQDAPSSSTAAPETAVAEAAVAE
- a CDS encoding SCO1417 family MocR-like transcription factor, which gives rise to MAQWTSAVGAAQLARLLKSQQDRPAGPGSRRPPAYRALADGVRLLVLEGRVPVAARLPAERELALAVSVSRTTVAAAYEALRAEGFLESRRGAGSWTAVPAGNPVPARGLEPLPPEALGSIIDLGCAALPAPEPWLTRAVQGALEELPPYAHTHGDYPAGLPALRTMIAERYTARGIPTMPEQIMVTTGAMGAIDAICHLFGGRGERIAVESPSYANILQLMREAGARLVPVAMADGLAGWDMDRWRQVLRDAAPRIAYVVADFHNPTGALADEDQRRRLVEAARSAGTVLVADETMSELWLDDVEMPRPVCGFDPAGSTVITVGSASKAFWAGMRIGWVRAAPDVVRSLVAARAYADLGTPVLEQLAVNWLFSTEGWEQAVELRRSQARGNRDDLVAALRRELPDWEYTVPKGGLTLWVRAGGLSGSRLAEAGERVGLRVPSGPRFGVDGAFEGYVRLPFTVGGAVAEEAAARLAAAARIVRSGGTAGGEGPRTFVA
- the yczE gene encoding membrane protein YczE → METTGLLRRPARRRPAPGGLPRRLIQLYAGLALYGASSALLVKAGLGLEPWNVLHQGLAELTGMTIGVVTTLLGAVVLLLWIPLRQRPGLGTISNVLVIGVAMDGTLALVPEAHALAVRVPLMAAAVVLNGAATGLYIAADFGPGPRDGLMTGLHRRTGRSIRLMRTTVEALVVVTGFALGGTIGVGTVLYAVAIGPLAQFFLRAFAVPTPAAGSTIVAAGAPRGAILRP
- a CDS encoding glycerophosphodiester phosphodiesterase, whose amino-acid sequence is MTSSMRHPYLDHPRPIPIAHRGGAADGLENTVAQFRRAVEAGYRYIETDVRATRDGRLVAVHDATLDRVTDGSGRIADLPWSDVAHARVSGTEPVPLFEELLETFPEVRWNIDVKAESALHPLLDLIGRTDAWARVCVGSFSEARVARARRLAGPRLATSYGTRGVLGLRLRSWGVPAPLRRSAVAAQVPEARSGVQVVDRRFVRAAHARGLQVHVWTVNEPDRMHRLLDLGVDGIMTDHIDTLREVMQDRGVWV